In one window of Mytilus trossulus isolate FHL-02 chromosome 7, PNRI_Mtr1.1.1.hap1, whole genome shotgun sequence DNA:
- the LOC134725715 gene encoding uncharacterized protein LOC134725715 isoform X2: MQSQCLLLCFLALVICQGTETVLDLFPEYKIVQRKIDALENDNKALKVEIAQIKASVKRQGCQSGVFGEHAYPEIKFPASGYITFNPPFSDVPALVYGLYLYDTSKDSNSRLVTDVTNLSKSGFNMKIYTYADTKMWGARMSWMACPKATVDL; encoded by the exons ATGCAGTCCCAATGTCtattattatgttttcttgCACTAGTAATATGCCAGGGAACAGAAACTGTTTTAGATTTGTTTCCAGAGTACAAAATAGTTCAAAGGAAAATAGATGCATTGGAAAATGACAATAAAGCACTGAAGGTAGAAATAGCTCAAATTAAAG CATCAGTAAAGAGACAAGGAT GTCAGTCTGGAGTCTTTGGTGAGCATGCCTATCCAGAGATCAAATTTCCAGCTTCAGGATACATTACttttaacccaccattttctgATGTTCCAGCCTTAGTGTACGGCTTATATCTGTATGACACTTCGAAGGACTCCAATTCTAGACTTGTCACAGACGTAACCAATCTCTCTAAATCTGGATTCAATATGAAGATATACACCTATGCAGACACAAAAATGTGGGGAGCTCGTATGTCCTGGATGGCTTGTCCTAAAGCAACTGTAGATTTGTAA
- the LOC134725715 gene encoding uncharacterized protein LOC134725715 isoform X1 → MYKMYTKILLAAVLVIQIAHMVALPDHLNATMIGSVDTTQLNRELKQYINEQIKQASRTREGCQSGVFGEHAYPEIKFPASGYITFNPPFSDVPALVYGLYLYDTSKDSNSRLVTDVTNLSKSGFNMKIYTYADTKMWGARMSWMACPKATVDL, encoded by the exons atgtataaaatgtacaCCAAAATTTTACTGGCAGCTGTGTTGGTTATCCAAATTGCACATATGGTTGCCCTACCTGACCATTTAAACGCAACGATGATTGGTAGTGTTGATACAACCCAACTGAACAGGGAGCTAAAACAATACATCAACGAACAGATAAAACAAG CGTCAAGAACCAGAGAAGGAT GTCAGTCTGGAGTCTTTGGTGAGCATGCCTATCCAGAGATCAAATTTCCAGCTTCAGGATACATTACttttaacccaccattttctgATGTTCCAGCCTTAGTGTACGGCTTATATCTGTATGACACTTCGAAGGACTCCAATTCTAGACTTGTCACAGACGTAACCAATCTCTCTAAATCTGGATTCAATATGAAGATATACACCTATGCAGACACAAAAATGTGGGGAGCTCGTATGTCCTGGATGGCTTGTCCTAAAGCAACTGTAGATTTGTAA
- the LOC134726639 gene encoding 3'-5' ssDNA/RNA exonuclease TatD-like, with amino-acid sequence MEEEELDYEPEKEEVGVLKEQTEKEGCLLKEQRIKGSSNNFKKIKTMLYMLCRWTACLDGDLLREDKRILHTIGIHPKVAGNQVGRHFNELKRRIPGIFLAIGECGLDVSQGEKDMREQVKVLRVQLELARDYKLPVVIHCRGKNITARCLDIMSEILDRDHGVHWHCFSQDKRTYENIKRCFPNTKFGISPLLLMEDTYPQLRSQVCEMSLEDIILESDAPYLHPKNYEDSSPILIRSIIQKLSIMFNIPGREIADITTRNAQQLYKFE; translated from the exons atggaAGAGGAAGAGCTAGACTATGAGCCAGAAAAAGAGGAAGTGGGTGTGCTGAAAGAACAGACAGAAAAGGAAGGGTGTTTGCTGAAAGAACAAAGAATTAAAGGTAGcagtaataattttaaaaaaatcaagaccATGCTGTATATGCTCTG TCGGTGGACAGCTTGCCTAGATGGGGATTTGTTAAGGGAGGATAAGAGAATTCTCCACACTATTGGAATCCATCCAAAGGTAGCAGGGAACCAGGTGGGTCGGCACTTTAATGAGTTGAAAAGAAGAATCCCAGGTATTTTTTTAGCAATAGGGGAATGTGGATTGGACGTAAGTCAGGGGGAGAAAGATATGAGAGAGCAAGTTAAGGTACTACGAGTACAATTAGAGTTGGCCAGAGATTACAAGTTACCTGTCGTAATTCACTGCAGAGGTAAAAACATAACTGCCAGGTGCTTAGATATTATGTCAGAGATACTGGACAGGGATCATGGTGTCCACTGGCACTGTTTCTCGCAGGATAAGAGAACATACGAAAATATAAAGCGGTGTTTTCCTAATACCAAATTTGGTATTTCTCCATTACTATTAATGGAAGATACCTATCCACAACTCCGCTCACAGGTTTGCGAGATGAGCCTAGAGGACATCATTCTGGAAAGTGATGCACCATACCTCCACCCCAAGAACTATGAGGACAGTTCTCCAATATTGATAAGATCTATTATACAGAAATTGTCTATCATGTTTAATATTCCAGGAAGGGAAATTGCTGACATCACCACCCGAAATGCTCAGCAGCTATATAAGTTTGAATAG